From a region of the Alnus glutinosa chromosome 1, dhAlnGlut1.1, whole genome shotgun sequence genome:
- the LOC133858754 gene encoding fe(2+) transport protein 1-like: MAAPIKLHPLAIIIILLSFTVQAFSESESKAPGQCRSESVGGCHDKAEALKLKVIAIFTILVTSMIGVCLPLFSRSVQALQPDRDLFVLVKAFASGVILATGYMHVLPDSFDDLRSECLPEKPWRKFPFSTFVAMLAAVLTLMVDSVALSYYKKRYAKAAVVGDGEKAKNGTIELGDVGHGHVMSPHVHSITEEVTQLLRHRVVAQVLELGIVVHSVVIGLSMGASGNSCTIRPLVIAICFHQLFEGMGLGGCILQAEYGTKMKAILVFFFSITTPFGIALGMGLSNVYTDNSPSALIVEGLLNAASAGLLNYMALVDLLASDFMGPKLQGSLKLQMWACSAVLLGAGGMSLMAKWA, from the exons ATGGCCGCCCCTATCAAGCTCCACCCATTGGCTATCATTATCATCCTCCTCTCCTTCACAGTACAGGCTTTTTCCGAATCTGAATCCAAAGCTCCGGGGCAATGTAGATCAGAATCAGTTGGAGGATGCCACGACAAGGCCGAGGCTCTAAAACTAAAAGTCATTGCCATATTTACCATATTAGTCACCAGCATGATCGGCGTTTGCCTACCACTGTTTTCACGGTCTGTTCAGGCTCTTCAACCCGACCGGGATCTATTCGTGTTGGTTAAAGCATTTGCTTCCGGCGTCATACTCGCGACCGGGTACATGCACGTGTTACCAGATTCTTTTGATGACTTGAGATCGGAGTGTTTGCCAGAAAAGCCTTGGAGAAAGTTCCCGTTCTCGACTTTCGTGGCAATGCTAGCGGCTGTGCTTACTCTTATGGTGGATTCAGTTGCACTGAGCTATTACAAGAAACGTTATGCTAAAGCTGCTGTCGTCGGTGATGGTGAGAAAGCGAAAAATGGGACCATAGAGTTGGGAGATGTTGGGCACGGTCACGTTATGAGTCCTCATGTGCACAGTATTACTGAAGAAGTCACACAGTTGCTGCGTCATCGTGTTGTAGCTCAG GTACTAGAACTGGGGATTGTAGTGCACTCAGTAGTAATCGGTTTGTCAATGGGGGCATCTGGCAATTCATGCACAATCAGACCGCTCGTTATTGCTATCTGCTTCCATCAACTCTTTGAAGGAATGGGTCTAGGCGGATGCATACTACAG GCTGAATATGGAACCAAGATGAAAGCAATTCTGGTGTTCTTCTTCTCGATCACAACTCCATTTGGGATCGCGCTTGGAATGGGTTTGTCAAATGTATACACAGACAACAGTCCATCTGCTCTAATCGTGGAGGGACTGCTAAACGCTGCGTCTGCGGGGCTTCTGAATTATATGGCATTGGTGGATCTCTTGGCATCTGACTTCATGGGACCTAAGCTCCAAGGAAGTTTGAAGCTCCAAATGTGGGCATGTTCTGCAGTATTACTAGGCGCTGGAGGCATGTCCTTGATGGCAAAATGGGCATGA
- the LOC133870261 gene encoding protein PHYLLO, chloroplastic isoform X1, with protein sequence MSLARALSPRLSDLHFRTKRSVRRGKPPPTLTFLSRNSPRFHLLRLPPQLPNSKVVEAVRLDGPVVEIGELSGTEDGDLVFETCITRTLPPALTLEQGLQRITEAVEKMKMDPPAAATGIFRFQVAVPPSPKALNWFCCQPAESSVYPLFFLSKNTDNPTYKSLYLKQSCGVFGIGAAIYFTNTSSFTSAELSSTKRYLLNDSTSIMAYGFMDINFNMESSSMVHEAGSSYFFIPQIELHEYEGVSILAATLAWSDSSLCSFEEAVCSYELSLKQASRYSCPTTEKWHSKGIRSTLGKLNVVADETLSMVYINLLSQGGREVMADIMELREAPCSCQFCISLSPTTAVASNMWDHTSEMCYSTQDCANINTVWASLIIEECSRLGLTYFCVAPGSRSSPLAVAASTHPLITCIACFDERSLAFHAVGYARGSHNPAVVITSSGTAVSNLLPAVVEASQDFVPLLLLTADRPSELQDAGANQAINQVNHFGSFVRFFFSLPAATDQIPARVLLTTLDSAVHWATSSPRGPVHINCPFREPLENSPSKWVPSCLKGLDFWMSNAEPFTKYIQVQHSHACTDTHGQMTEVLNVIQKAKNGLLLIGAIHTEDDIWTALLLAKHLQWPTVPDILSGLRLRKLVSFPELEENFMFIDHLDHALLSDSVRVWLQADVIIQIGSRITSKRISQMLEQCFPCSYIMVDEHPCRHDPSHIVTHRIQSGIVEFADCLLKASSPKKNKKWSSFLQLLNMVVASEISFQISTKYSLTEPEAAQVISETLSYKSALFVGNSMAIRDLDMYGLNWSEGIHSIAATMLYSELPCHWIRVAGNRGASGIDGLLSTAVGFAVGCNRRVLCVMGDVSFLHDTNGLAILNQRKSRKPMTVVVINNHGGAIFSLLPVAERTEPNILKQYFYTSHSVSIHRLCAAHGVKHLLVQTKLELQDALLISQHDEMDCVIEVESSIDANATFHRILRKFASHAANDALSTLLRFSVQDSVCKIHRMDYSLFRIPLRAPSTMTTVDQDSSKFYREGFILSLYLEDGSVGLGEVAPFEIHRENLLDVEQQLRFILHVIKGNMISCFLPLLKGSFSSWIWNNLGVPPSSIFPSVRCGLEMAILNVIAARQSSSLLNILQPQINEGDKSERSSKVKICALMDSNGTPSEVAYAAKTLVEEGFTAIKLKVARRGNPMDDAAVIQEVRKRVGRQIDLRADANRGWTFEEAIQFSSFVKDCDLQYIEEPVQDENDIIKFCEESGLPVALDETIGNIQENTLEKVAKYTHPGIVAVVIKPSVIGGFENAALLARWAQHQGKMAVVSAAFESGLGLSAYIQFSCYLELQNADICKAMKNELVPSIAHGLGTYRWLEEDVTTDPLRIDRDPYSGFVEASVADANRVLQKLQINHSVICRKFTGEQVSLYKLNIDTKGYSCFFKVHEVGQRTSDNIVLFLHGFLGTGEDWITIMKAISGSARCISIDLPCHGGSKLQNHGTTQPSFSIEVVADILYKMINQITPGKVICVGYSMGARIALHMALRFSDKIKGAVLIAGSPGLKDKVARKVRRAKDDSRARSLVAHGLQLFVDTWYAGDLWKSLRGHPHFNQIVTSRLQHDDVWNLAKALSDLSVGRQLPLWEDLKHCKTPLVLIYGEKDTKFKTIAQEMFYEACRGINIHEIVEIPNCGHAAHLENPLPIISALRQFFTKLKTTSFSI encoded by the exons ATGTCACTCGCTCGAGCCCTCTCTCCCCGCCTCTCAGACCTCCACTTCCGCACTAAACGGTCTGTCCGGCGCGGAAAGCCACCGCCGACTCTCACATTTCTCAGTCGAAATTCCCCGCGCTTTCACTTGCTCCGCCTCCCTCCTCAACTCCCTAATTCCAAG GTTGTTGAAGCGGTGAGATTAGACGGTCCGGTGGTTGAAATCGGGGAATTGTCGGGAACTGAGGATGGAGATTTGGTGTTCGAGACGTGCATTACGCGTACTCTTCCTCCGGCGTTGACGCTTGAGCAGGGGCTCCAGAGGATCACAGAGGCCGTTGAGAAGATGAAGATGGATCCTCCTGCTGCTGCCACTGGAATCTTCAGGTTTCAG GTGGCTGTGCCTCCCAGTCCAAAAGCTTTGAACTGGTTTTGCTGTCAACCGGCGGAGTCGTCAGTGTAtcctctctttttcctttcaaagAATACAGACAATCCAACGTATAAATCACTCTACTTGAAACAAAGCTGTGGAGTTTTTGGAATTGGTGCTGCAATTTACTTCACGAATACTTCTTCTTTTACTTCAGCAGAGCTTAGTTCGACCAAAAG ATATCTGTTAAATGATTCAACCTCTATAATGGCTTATGGTTTTATGGATATTAATTTCAACATGGAGTCATCTTCCATGGTACATGAGGCTGGTTCTTCATACTTTTTCATTCCTCAG ATTGAATTACATGAGTATGAAGGTGTTTCTATTTTAGCAGCAACACTTGCGTGGAGTGATTCTTCCCTTTGTTCATTTGAAGAAGCTGTTTGTTCTTATGAGTTATCTCTCAAACAG GCCAGTCGTTATTCTTGTCCGACTACTGAGAAATGGCACTCCAAAGGCATAAGATCTACTCTTGGAAAGCTAAATGTGGTGGCGGATGAAACTCTTTCGATG GTATACATTAACCTTCTTTCGCAAGGAGGAAGAGAAGTGATGGCTGACATTATGGAACTG AGAGAGGCTCCATGTTCTTGTCAATTCTGCATCAGCCTTTCACCAACCACTGCTGTTGCCAGTAACATG TGGGATCATACCAGTGAAATGTGTTACTCTACACAAGATTGTGCCAACATCAACACTGTTTGGGCATCCCTTATAATTGAAGAATGCTCTCGACTTGGTCTAACG TATTTTTGTGTAGCTCCGGGATCAAGATCATCCCCCCTTGCTGTTGCCGCTTCCACTCATCCCCTAAtaacatgcattgcatgttttGATGAGCGCTCACTTGCATTTCATGCTGTTGGTTATGCAAGAGGATCTCACAACCCAGCAGTAGTCATAACATCATCAGGCACTGCAGTTTCAAATCTTCTTCCTGCT GTTGTGGAGGCTAGTCAAGATTTTGTACCACTTCTGTTGCTCACTGCAGATCGTCCTTCAGAGTTGCAGGATGCTGGAGCAAACCAAGCAATTAATCAG GTGAAccattttggttcttttgtgagGTTTTTCTTCAGTCTTCCTGCAGCCACTGATCAGATTCCTGCACGGGTGTTACTTACCACACTTGACTCTGCTGTACATTGGGCAACCTCTTCACCTCGTGGCCCCGTTCATATCAACTGCCCTTTCAGGGAGCCGCTAGAAAATAGTCCAAGCAAGTGGGTGCCAAGCTGCTTGAAGGGGTTAGACTTTTGGATGTCAAACGCTGAACCATTTACTAAATATATTCAAGTACAACATTCTCATGCATGTACTGATACTCATGGACAAATGACAGAGGTTTTAAATGTTATTCAGAAGGCTAAGAATGGGCTTTTACTTATTGGTGCAATCCATACAGAGGATGACATATGGACAGCTCTTCTCTTGGCTAAACACCTGCAGTGGCCTACTGTGCCTGACATCTTGTCAGGGTTACGATTGAGAAAGCTTGTGTCTTTTCCTGAACTTGAAgagaattttatgtttattgaCCATCTTGATCATGCTCTGCTTTCAGATTCTGTTAGGGTTTGGTTGCAGGCCGATGTGATTATTCAG ATTGGGAGTAGGATAACAAGCAAGCGTATTTCTCAGATGCTAGAGCAGTGCTTTCCATGCTCATATATCATGGTTGACGAGCATCCATGTCGTCACGATCCTTCACACATTGTAACTCATCGGATTCAGAGTGGCATTGTTGAATTTGCCGATTGTTTACTTAAAGCTAGCTCtccaaaaaagaataagaagtgGAGCTCTTTTCTACAATTACTGAATATGGTG GTTGCATCGGAGATATCGTTCCAAATTAGCACCAAGTACTCATTAACTGAACCTGAAGCTGCACAAGTAATTTCAGAAACACTATCATACAAGTCTGCTCTTTTTGTTGGGAATAGCATGGCAATACGCGATTTAGATATGTATGGACTTAATTGGTCAGAAGGTATTCATAGTATTGCAGCTACAATGTTATACTCAGAACTACCATGTCACTGGATACGGGTGGCTGGGAATAGGGGAGCTAGTGGTATTGATGGGTTGCTCAGCACAGCTGTTGGCTTTGCCGTGGGTTGCAACAGGCGT GTACTTTGTGTGATGGGAGATGTTTCTTTCCTCCATGATACAAATGGCTTGGCAATTTTGAATCAAAG GAAATCACGGAAACCAATGACAGTAGTCGTGATAAACAATCACGGTGGTGCGATCTTCAGTCTCCTTCCTGTTGCAGAGAGAACTGAACCAAATATACTGAAGCAATACTTTTACACCTCTCATAGCGTTTCGATCCACAGGCTGTGCGCGGCACATGG TGTGAAGCATTTACTAGTGCAGACAAAGTTGGAGCTTCAAGATGCTTTATTGATATCTCAACATGATGAGATGGATTGTGTAATTGAAGTTGAGAGTTCCATTGATGCCAATGCCACCTTCCACAG aattttgagaaaattcgCAAGCCATGCAGCAAATGATGCATTAAGCACCCTCTTGAGATTTTCTGTTCAAGATTCCGTTTGCAAGATCCATAGAATGGATTACTCACTGTTTAG AATCCCACTACGTGCACCATCTACTATGACTACAGTTGATCAAGACAGTAGCAAGTTTTACAGAGAaggttttattttgtctttataTCTTGAAGATGGGAGTGTCGGGCTTGGTGAG GTGGCACCTTTTGAAATCCACAGAGAAAACCTGCTTGATGTTGAACAGCAACTCAGGTTTATTCTTCATGttataaaaggaaatatgatTAGTTGCTTCCTTCCTCTACTAAAGGGCTCATTTTCTTCTTGGATATGGAACAACTTGGGAGTCCCG CCATCTTCAATCTTTCCTAGTGTCAGATGTGGCTTGGAAATGGCCATTCTTAATGTCATAGCAGCCAGACAAAGTTCCAGTTTATTAAACATACTACAGCCTCAGATTAATGAGGGAGATAAATCTGAAAGGTCATCAAAAGTTAAGATTTGTGCCCTTATGGATTCCAATGGAACTCCTTCAGAAGTAGCTTATGCTGCTAAAACTCTCGTTGAAGAAGGATTTACTGCAATAAAGCTGAAA GTGGCACGTCGGGGGAACCCCATGGACGATGCCGCAGTAATACAAGAAGTAAGAAAGAGGGTTGGACGCCAGATAGATCTCCGTGCAGATGCAAATCGTGGCTGGACCTTTGAAGAAGCTATACAATTTAGCTCTTTCGTAAAGGACTGTGACCTGCAGTACATTGAG GAACCTGTTCAGGATGAAAATGATATCATTAAGTTCTGTGAAGAAAGTGGCTTGCCTGTAGCTCTGGATGAAACAATTGGCAATATTCAGGAAAATACTCTTGAAAAGGTTGCGAAGTATACTCACCCAGGAATAGTTGCCGTT GTTATCAAACCAAGTGTCATTGgtggatttgaaaatgcagCATTGCTTGCACGCTGGGCACAACACCAGGGAAAGATGGCTGTTGTCAGTGCTGCATTTGAAAGTGGCCTAGGTTTGTCAGCATACATTCAATTTTCTTGCTATCTTGAGCTGCAGAATGCAGACATATGCAAAGCGATGAAAAATGAACTGGTCCCATCTATAGCCCATGGCCTAGGAACATACCGCTGGCTTGAAGAAGATGTTACAACTGATCCTCTCAGGATTGATCGTGATCCATATAGTGGTTTCGTAGAAGCTTCTGTTGCTGATGCTAATCGAGTTCTGCAGAAACTTCAAATTAACCACAGCGTCATTTGCAGAAAGTTTACTGGGGAGCAAGTTAGTTTATACAAACTGAATATAGATACAAAGGGTTACTCTTGTTTCTTCAAAGTTCATGAGGTTGGACAAAGAACCAGT GATAATATAGTTTTATTTCTTCATGGATTTCTTGGGACTGGTGAAGACTGGATTACTATCATGAAAGCCATCTCAGGATCAGCTAGGTGTATTTCAATTGATCTTCCTTGTCATGGGGGATCAAAGTTACAAAACCATGGTACCACGCAGCCAAGTTTTTCTATTGAGGTAGTTGCAGACATATTATATAAAATGATTAATCAAATTACTCCTGGGAAAGTTATTTGTGTGGGATACTCAATGGGAGCAAGAATTGCACTACACATGGCCCTGAGATTTAGTGATAAG ATCAAAGGAGCTGTTTTAATAGCTGGAAGCCCTGGTTTAAAAGATAAAGTAGCAAGAAAAGTTCGTAGGGCTAAAGATGATTCCAGAGCACGTTCCCTTGTTGCTCATGGCTTACAACTCTTTGTGGACACCTGGTACGCTGGAGATCTGTGGAAAAG TTTAAGAGGCCATCCCCACTTCAATCAAATAGTCACCAGCCGCTTGCAGCATGATGATGTGTGGAATCTTGCAAAAGCTCTGTCTGACTTAAGCGTTGGGAGGCAGTT GCCATTGTGGGAAGACTTGAAGCATTGCAAAACGCCCCTTGTGCTCATTTATGGGGAGAAGGATACAAAGTTCAAGACAATTGCTCAAGAAATGTTTTATGAAGCTTGCCGTGGCATCAATATCCATGAGATAGTTGAGATTCCCAACTGTGGCCATGCTGCTCATCTGGAGAACCCTCTCCCTATAATCAGTGCATTGAGACAATTTTTTACGAAGCtgaaaacgacgtcattttcaATCTAA
- the LOC133870261 gene encoding protein PHYLLO, chloroplastic isoform X2, translating to MWDHTSEMCYSTQDCANINTVWASLIIEECSRLGLTYFCVAPGSRSSPLAVAASTHPLITCIACFDERSLAFHAVGYARGSHNPAVVITSSGTAVSNLLPAVVEASQDFVPLLLLTADRPSELQDAGANQAINQVNHFGSFVRFFFSLPAATDQIPARVLLTTLDSAVHWATSSPRGPVHINCPFREPLENSPSKWVPSCLKGLDFWMSNAEPFTKYIQVQHSHACTDTHGQMTEVLNVIQKAKNGLLLIGAIHTEDDIWTALLLAKHLQWPTVPDILSGLRLRKLVSFPELEENFMFIDHLDHALLSDSVRVWLQADVIIQIGSRITSKRISQMLEQCFPCSYIMVDEHPCRHDPSHIVTHRIQSGIVEFADCLLKASSPKKNKKWSSFLQLLNMVVASEISFQISTKYSLTEPEAAQVISETLSYKSALFVGNSMAIRDLDMYGLNWSEGIHSIAATMLYSELPCHWIRVAGNRGASGIDGLLSTAVGFAVGCNRRVLCVMGDVSFLHDTNGLAILNQRKSRKPMTVVVINNHGGAIFSLLPVAERTEPNILKQYFYTSHSVSIHRLCAAHGVKHLLVQTKLELQDALLISQHDEMDCVIEVESSIDANATFHRILRKFASHAANDALSTLLRFSVQDSVCKIHRMDYSLFRIPLRAPSTMTTVDQDSSKFYREGFILSLYLEDGSVGLGEVAPFEIHRENLLDVEQQLRFILHVIKGNMISCFLPLLKGSFSSWIWNNLGVPPSSIFPSVRCGLEMAILNVIAARQSSSLLNILQPQINEGDKSERSSKVKICALMDSNGTPSEVAYAAKTLVEEGFTAIKLKVARRGNPMDDAAVIQEVRKRVGRQIDLRADANRGWTFEEAIQFSSFVKDCDLQYIEEPVQDENDIIKFCEESGLPVALDETIGNIQENTLEKVAKYTHPGIVAVVIKPSVIGGFENAALLARWAQHQGKMAVVSAAFESGLGLSAYIQFSCYLELQNADICKAMKNELVPSIAHGLGTYRWLEEDVTTDPLRIDRDPYSGFVEASVADANRVLQKLQINHSVICRKFTGEQVSLYKLNIDTKGYSCFFKVHEVGQRTSDNIVLFLHGFLGTGEDWITIMKAISGSARCISIDLPCHGGSKLQNHGTTQPSFSIEVVADILYKMINQITPGKVICVGYSMGARIALHMALRFSDKIKGAVLIAGSPGLKDKVARKVRRAKDDSRARSLVAHGLQLFVDTWYAGDLWKSLRGHPHFNQIVTSRLQHDDVWNLAKALSDLSVGRQLPLWEDLKHCKTPLVLIYGEKDTKFKTIAQEMFYEACRGINIHEIVEIPNCGHAAHLENPLPIISALRQFFTKLKTTSFSI from the exons ATG TGGGATCATACCAGTGAAATGTGTTACTCTACACAAGATTGTGCCAACATCAACACTGTTTGGGCATCCCTTATAATTGAAGAATGCTCTCGACTTGGTCTAACG TATTTTTGTGTAGCTCCGGGATCAAGATCATCCCCCCTTGCTGTTGCCGCTTCCACTCATCCCCTAAtaacatgcattgcatgttttGATGAGCGCTCACTTGCATTTCATGCTGTTGGTTATGCAAGAGGATCTCACAACCCAGCAGTAGTCATAACATCATCAGGCACTGCAGTTTCAAATCTTCTTCCTGCT GTTGTGGAGGCTAGTCAAGATTTTGTACCACTTCTGTTGCTCACTGCAGATCGTCCTTCAGAGTTGCAGGATGCTGGAGCAAACCAAGCAATTAATCAG GTGAAccattttggttcttttgtgagGTTTTTCTTCAGTCTTCCTGCAGCCACTGATCAGATTCCTGCACGGGTGTTACTTACCACACTTGACTCTGCTGTACATTGGGCAACCTCTTCACCTCGTGGCCCCGTTCATATCAACTGCCCTTTCAGGGAGCCGCTAGAAAATAGTCCAAGCAAGTGGGTGCCAAGCTGCTTGAAGGGGTTAGACTTTTGGATGTCAAACGCTGAACCATTTACTAAATATATTCAAGTACAACATTCTCATGCATGTACTGATACTCATGGACAAATGACAGAGGTTTTAAATGTTATTCAGAAGGCTAAGAATGGGCTTTTACTTATTGGTGCAATCCATACAGAGGATGACATATGGACAGCTCTTCTCTTGGCTAAACACCTGCAGTGGCCTACTGTGCCTGACATCTTGTCAGGGTTACGATTGAGAAAGCTTGTGTCTTTTCCTGAACTTGAAgagaattttatgtttattgaCCATCTTGATCATGCTCTGCTTTCAGATTCTGTTAGGGTTTGGTTGCAGGCCGATGTGATTATTCAG ATTGGGAGTAGGATAACAAGCAAGCGTATTTCTCAGATGCTAGAGCAGTGCTTTCCATGCTCATATATCATGGTTGACGAGCATCCATGTCGTCACGATCCTTCACACATTGTAACTCATCGGATTCAGAGTGGCATTGTTGAATTTGCCGATTGTTTACTTAAAGCTAGCTCtccaaaaaagaataagaagtgGAGCTCTTTTCTACAATTACTGAATATGGTG GTTGCATCGGAGATATCGTTCCAAATTAGCACCAAGTACTCATTAACTGAACCTGAAGCTGCACAAGTAATTTCAGAAACACTATCATACAAGTCTGCTCTTTTTGTTGGGAATAGCATGGCAATACGCGATTTAGATATGTATGGACTTAATTGGTCAGAAGGTATTCATAGTATTGCAGCTACAATGTTATACTCAGAACTACCATGTCACTGGATACGGGTGGCTGGGAATAGGGGAGCTAGTGGTATTGATGGGTTGCTCAGCACAGCTGTTGGCTTTGCCGTGGGTTGCAACAGGCGT GTACTTTGTGTGATGGGAGATGTTTCTTTCCTCCATGATACAAATGGCTTGGCAATTTTGAATCAAAG GAAATCACGGAAACCAATGACAGTAGTCGTGATAAACAATCACGGTGGTGCGATCTTCAGTCTCCTTCCTGTTGCAGAGAGAACTGAACCAAATATACTGAAGCAATACTTTTACACCTCTCATAGCGTTTCGATCCACAGGCTGTGCGCGGCACATGG TGTGAAGCATTTACTAGTGCAGACAAAGTTGGAGCTTCAAGATGCTTTATTGATATCTCAACATGATGAGATGGATTGTGTAATTGAAGTTGAGAGTTCCATTGATGCCAATGCCACCTTCCACAG aattttgagaaaattcgCAAGCCATGCAGCAAATGATGCATTAAGCACCCTCTTGAGATTTTCTGTTCAAGATTCCGTTTGCAAGATCCATAGAATGGATTACTCACTGTTTAG AATCCCACTACGTGCACCATCTACTATGACTACAGTTGATCAAGACAGTAGCAAGTTTTACAGAGAaggttttattttgtctttataTCTTGAAGATGGGAGTGTCGGGCTTGGTGAG GTGGCACCTTTTGAAATCCACAGAGAAAACCTGCTTGATGTTGAACAGCAACTCAGGTTTATTCTTCATGttataaaaggaaatatgatTAGTTGCTTCCTTCCTCTACTAAAGGGCTCATTTTCTTCTTGGATATGGAACAACTTGGGAGTCCCG CCATCTTCAATCTTTCCTAGTGTCAGATGTGGCTTGGAAATGGCCATTCTTAATGTCATAGCAGCCAGACAAAGTTCCAGTTTATTAAACATACTACAGCCTCAGATTAATGAGGGAGATAAATCTGAAAGGTCATCAAAAGTTAAGATTTGTGCCCTTATGGATTCCAATGGAACTCCTTCAGAAGTAGCTTATGCTGCTAAAACTCTCGTTGAAGAAGGATTTACTGCAATAAAGCTGAAA GTGGCACGTCGGGGGAACCCCATGGACGATGCCGCAGTAATACAAGAAGTAAGAAAGAGGGTTGGACGCCAGATAGATCTCCGTGCAGATGCAAATCGTGGCTGGACCTTTGAAGAAGCTATACAATTTAGCTCTTTCGTAAAGGACTGTGACCTGCAGTACATTGAG GAACCTGTTCAGGATGAAAATGATATCATTAAGTTCTGTGAAGAAAGTGGCTTGCCTGTAGCTCTGGATGAAACAATTGGCAATATTCAGGAAAATACTCTTGAAAAGGTTGCGAAGTATACTCACCCAGGAATAGTTGCCGTT GTTATCAAACCAAGTGTCATTGgtggatttgaaaatgcagCATTGCTTGCACGCTGGGCACAACACCAGGGAAAGATGGCTGTTGTCAGTGCTGCATTTGAAAGTGGCCTAGGTTTGTCAGCATACATTCAATTTTCTTGCTATCTTGAGCTGCAGAATGCAGACATATGCAAAGCGATGAAAAATGAACTGGTCCCATCTATAGCCCATGGCCTAGGAACATACCGCTGGCTTGAAGAAGATGTTACAACTGATCCTCTCAGGATTGATCGTGATCCATATAGTGGTTTCGTAGAAGCTTCTGTTGCTGATGCTAATCGAGTTCTGCAGAAACTTCAAATTAACCACAGCGTCATTTGCAGAAAGTTTACTGGGGAGCAAGTTAGTTTATACAAACTGAATATAGATACAAAGGGTTACTCTTGTTTCTTCAAAGTTCATGAGGTTGGACAAAGAACCAGT GATAATATAGTTTTATTTCTTCATGGATTTCTTGGGACTGGTGAAGACTGGATTACTATCATGAAAGCCATCTCAGGATCAGCTAGGTGTATTTCAATTGATCTTCCTTGTCATGGGGGATCAAAGTTACAAAACCATGGTACCACGCAGCCAAGTTTTTCTATTGAGGTAGTTGCAGACATATTATATAAAATGATTAATCAAATTACTCCTGGGAAAGTTATTTGTGTGGGATACTCAATGGGAGCAAGAATTGCACTACACATGGCCCTGAGATTTAGTGATAAG ATCAAAGGAGCTGTTTTAATAGCTGGAAGCCCTGGTTTAAAAGATAAAGTAGCAAGAAAAGTTCGTAGGGCTAAAGATGATTCCAGAGCACGTTCCCTTGTTGCTCATGGCTTACAACTCTTTGTGGACACCTGGTACGCTGGAGATCTGTGGAAAAG TTTAAGAGGCCATCCCCACTTCAATCAAATAGTCACCAGCCGCTTGCAGCATGATGATGTGTGGAATCTTGCAAAAGCTCTGTCTGACTTAAGCGTTGGGAGGCAGTT GCCATTGTGGGAAGACTTGAAGCATTGCAAAACGCCCCTTGTGCTCATTTATGGGGAGAAGGATACAAAGTTCAAGACAATTGCTCAAGAAATGTTTTATGAAGCTTGCCGTGGCATCAATATCCATGAGATAGTTGAGATTCCCAACTGTGGCCATGCTGCTCATCTGGAGAACCCTCTCCCTATAATCAGTGCATTGAGACAATTTTTTACGAAGCtgaaaacgacgtcattttcaATCTAA